One Elgaria multicarinata webbii isolate HBS135686 ecotype San Diego chromosome 6, rElgMul1.1.pri, whole genome shotgun sequence DNA segment encodes these proteins:
- the CETN3 gene encoding centrin-3, protein MNLVSRAEFSVEKNKRKKRRELTEEQKQEIKDAFELFDTDKDKAIDYHELKVAMRALGFDVKKADVLKILKDYDREGTGKITFEDFNEVVTDWILDRDPHEEILKAFKLFDDDDSGKISLRNLRRVARELGENMTDEELRAMIEEFDKDGDGEINQEEFISIMTGDV, encoded by the exons aTGAATTTGGTATCGAG AGCTGAATTTTCTGTTGAAAaaaacaagaggaaaaaaagaagagaattaACTGAAGAACAGAAGCAAGAAATTAAAGATGCTTTTGAGTTGTTTGACACAGACAAAGACAAAGCTATAGATTATCATGAactaaag GTGGCAATGAGAGCCTTGGGTTTTGATGTGAAAAAAGCAGATGTGCTAAAGATTCTTAAAGATTATGATCGTGAAGGAACTGGAAAAATCACCTTTGAAGATTTTAATGAAGTTG tgACAGATTGGATACTTGACAGAGATCCACACGAAGAGATACTCAAGGCATTTAAattgtttgatgatgatgattcaggtAAAATAAGCTTAAGAAACCTGCGCCGTGTAGCTAGAGAACTCGGGGAAAACATGACTGATGAAGAACTTCGAGCAATGATTGAAGAATTTGATAAAGATGGTGATGGAGAAA tCAACCAGGAAGAGTTTATTTCTATCATGACTGGAGATGTTTAG